CGAGCATCGCCGTGTTGACGGTGGTCGTGGGGGACGACAGGCCGCCGACCCACGTCAGGGACACCGAACCGTCCGATGCCGGCCACAGCCGCACGCTGTCGAGTTCGGCCCGGACCATGTCCAGCTGGACGGGCTTGTCCCAGACGGTGCTCTTGGCGGGCCGGATCGAGGTCAGGAGCTCGGCTGTCGACGATCCGGGAGCCCGGTGGTACCAGACGGCCACCGCGGACCCGTCCGCCCTCGTCACGAGGTCCTTGATGATCATGCCGTCACCGATGCCCGGCATCGGCGTGGGCGTGCTCCACGCCCCCGACTGGGCCGCCGCAGCCACTCCGGCCGTCGCGAGGACGGCGGTTGCGGCGGTTCCGAGGCCGATCCCCCCCAGGGCCAGCGTCGGAACGAGCGCCGCAGTGACGATTCTTCTGTTTGTGTGTCGCAAAGTGAATTACCCCCCTTGTACAGGTGCGCGCGACCTTAACAGCACCTGAACCACCCCCACGCAGGAGGGTGATCATGGTTCGGGGGGTGCTCCGGGCTCGCGTGCAGAAGCGCCCCGGATCTCCGAAGATCCGGGGCGCTTCTGGCGATGCGAGGTGCGGGTCGGTCCTACGCGGCGACGGGCACCGCGACCTCGCGCTCGACGTCGGCCGGCTGTGCCTCGTCGATCGGCGAGGCCGAAGCCGAGTTGTACTTGTCCAGGTCCAGGATCTTCTCGCGGGCCGACACGACCACCGGCACCAGCGCCTGACCGGCCACGTTCGTGGCCCCACACGCTCTCCGAACCGAACATGCTCCGGCCAACCCCTGTGAGGCACCGTCGAAACGTCACGGGTTCGTTCGGCGCGCGGTCCAGAAGTCGTAGTACTCATCGCAGACCAGGCCCTGGTTGACCCAGCGCCGGGGGTCTGCGGCGAAGTCGCGCTCGGCCAGGTACAGGGCCTCCTCGGGGGTGGGCAGAACAGCGATCTCGCGTCCCCAGGTCTCTTCTTCGGGGTCCATGGGTCGCAACTCGGTGATGTCGAGGAATGTGTCGGTGCCGGCGTCCTCGACGTCGCTCAGGAAGACACTGGTCCCTGTCCGGCCGGGACTGAGGGCGATCCATCGGAGCCCGTGGCGGCTACCGCTTTCGATGGAGCCGAGAAACTGCTCGATCTGCTTCCCGCGGTTGAGGGCGCCGAGGGCGAAGGCCGGGGTGAGATGCCGCATGTCGGTTCCTCTGCTGGTACTGGTCGAGCACAGGGGTCGATGTGATCAGCAAGGTAGATCAGGGCAGCGTGTGGGTCGATGCCGATGACAGCTGCGACGAGCCGCGTGAGCTCCTCGTCGACGCCGGATGGCTCTTCCTGCTCAACGCGTGCGTCCAGTACGACCGGGACCGCCGCGAGGCCGCCAACCTCAGAAAGGCAGCGGCCCTCCGGATCGGTGACGAGGCCGGCCACGGCGAGATCAAGGTGACCATCACCCGCGGCGCGAGCACCCCAGGCCTTCCGTTCTGATCACTGACATCCAATGACTGGGCCCGGTTTCATTCGAGGAACCGGGCCCAAGTGGACCACGCGGCCGTAGCCAGCCTTCCGGCATAGCTGACAAGCTCACCAAAATGGGCGGTTCTGGTCACCCTTGACGCTGGGTGAATTTGCGCTTTGCCTTAACCCGCTTCACTACCTGCTCGCCGGATCCCCCCATCTCCATGTGCACCGAGCCAGCTTGGACGTCCTCAATGTGCTGGCGGGCGCTTGGTGTGGCCTCGCTATGTGTCAGCCAGACTTGCAGACCGACACCAACGATCACCAGTGCGACTGCGCATGCCCCCCACGCCAGAGACCACTTCTGCGTCAGCATGCCTGTTGACACATTGACTGCCGCTGCCACCGCAACCGTTGCCCCCGCGGCCAGCGCACGCTTGGTAGCCAACTGCATCTCTCAACTCCCTGCGGCGTACGTAACATGACAGATCCAAGTCTGCACACCTGGGGGGCGTATGCGTCGCAGATTCAAGCAGGAGATCGGGAACGCGGTGGTCCATGGCTCTGTGACCATGATCCAAAGCACGCGCCGCTCGGCAGAGGACGATCTGAACCAGGCCGTCCATAGACTTCGGGGGAATGTACAGGCCAGCCTTGAGACAGAGATCGCACGGCGGAGACTCAAGCAGCCTGATCCAATTCAGGTCGGCTGGTCGCTTACCGAACGCCAGGTCCAGTCACGCAAGGCGGCACGAGAGGCCGCGGATCTGCCCCAGAGTGGCAATCTCGCCGATATACCTGCCCTTCTCCGTGAGCTGCCGGATCACCAACTAGTGGTGCTGGGCCCACCCGGTGCAGGCAAGAGCGTCCTCTCCCTGTTGCTGGCCTGGGACTTTCTCCAATCAACGCGTCCTAGCGATCCCGTACCAGTTCTGCTGCCGCTGTCATCCTGGCGGCCTACGATCAGGCTACTCACTTGGATCACGCGCCGTATCACAACGTTCTGCCCAGACCTTGCGGATGAGCGAGAGTTCGGCAAGGACGTCACAAAGAGGCTCATCAGCGAGCGCAGGATCATGCTGATACTGGACGGCTTGGATGAGTTGCCAGAGGCTCTGCATGCTTTGGCCGTTGAAGCCATCGATGCAGCCATCGCCGAGGGTCTCTGGTTGCTGGTGACTTGCCGCGCATCGGAGTACGAGAGCATCACACGTACTGGGACCCACCTCACCAGAGCCATCGCTGTGGAGCTTGAAGCCGTCACACCTGACCAGGCGATTACCTACCTGAGAGATTCGACGGTTACCAGAGACAGCCGTTGGGGCCCTGTCCACGACCACTTGGAGAAGAATCCGGATTCTGCCTTGACGAAGGCGCTGTCTTCTCCCTTGATGCTGTACTTGGCGCTGACTGTCTGCCGGCGAATCGAGAACGACCCTCGCGACCTGCTGAAACCGGATCGCTTCCCCACTCCTGCGGCAATTGAGTCACACCTGCTAGACAGCTACCTTCACACCGTGTACGCCGAGCCGACCATCAGTAAACGCCAGGTCGATTCTGCACGGCGCTATCTAACTACCATCGCACAACAGATGTGGCGCGACGGAACATTCGACTTCGCGTGGTGGCAAATTAACGCCAGAGTTACCGGACCGCTGGCGGGAACCGCCTTCGGATTGGTCTGGGGTTGGCTGTTCTTTGCACTGTACGGACCGCTCGTCGGCATTTCCTGCGGCCTCGCTGCTGGGACTGCAGGGTGGTTGGCACACACCGCCGTGAGAGAGGAACTCCGACAGGTTCACATCGCAGAGGATGCCCACCACGATCCGAAAAGCACCCTTCCCCAATACGCAGGCATCGGCCTGCTCGCCGGCCTCATCTCCGCCGGTGGCACAACTACAGCCGTAGGTCTTCTACTGATAGGAATGCTGGATGCAGGATCAGCACAGGCCTGGCGCCACGGGCTTCTCGCCGGAGGATCCGCAGGACTCGCCACGCTACTTGGGTCGACATGGGGTTCATACCAAGTATCGCGCACCTGGTTCTCGTTGACACGTCGGCTACCGTGGCCGCTGCTGAAATTCCTCGATAACGCCCGTTCCCTTGGGGTGTTACGCCAGAACGGAGCCGTCTACCAGTTCAACCATGCCCGAATCCAGACCCAACTGACTGACGAACACCACCGAACCCCTCGCTCGGTGCGCCGCCCGTGGACCAGTGGCAGCCATTGGAAGATCCTACTGCCCTTGGCACCCAGCGGCGCTCAGATCGGACTCGCGATGTTCGGGCTCTTATTGGTCAACGGATTCTTTACACAGATCAATCAAGTCCCACTGTCCTACAGTTCCTGGGCCGAGCCAGAGCTCTATATCATCTCGCCGTGTGACGCAAACACGCCCGCCGCGTGCACGCCCAGCTTTAGACTGCAATGGGAGCTGCCGCAGAGTTCCCGCTGGAAGACGGCTCTCACTGTTGGGAACAAAGAGAAACTCGCCATAGTCGACTTGGATGGCTCTGCGAGCGCCAACGGATGTCCGGGTTCCTCCGTTGAAGTGAGGCTAGCGCTGGGAAAGCTCGCACTAGCCCGGTTCGTCGTCAAAAACGACACGCCCGGCCCGGAATCCGTGGCTGGAAAGGTGTCGCTGCCCCGAGCCATCAACCTCAATGACCGACAGGTCGAGATCACCCTGCGCAGGTTGGACGACAAGACTTGCGATCTTTCCTTCAGCTGGGTGAATGCCAGAGTTGTCAAGGATCGCTTGTCACCCGCCGCAAGGCAGCGGCTCGGCATCGCAGAGCCGTCGGACACGTAGAGCCCACTGATCAGGCGATGGGACTGCCTTGCATACGTCCCAGGATGCACGCTGAAGCGCCCCAGACCATCCAAGGTCTGGGGCGCTTCAGCCACTGCAACGCAGATCTTACGCAGCGACAGGCACCGCAACCTCACGCTCGACGTCGGCCGGCTTCGCCTCGTCGATCGGGGAGGCCGAAGCCGAGTTGTACTTGTCCTGGTCGAGGATGCCCTCCCGGGCCGACACGAGCACAGGAGTTACAACTTGACCGGCCACGTTCGTGGCCGTCCTGACCATGTCCAGGATCGGGTCGATGGCCATCAGGAGGCCGACGCCCTCCAGGGGGAGGCCCAGGGCCGAGAGGGTCAGGGTCAGCATGACCGTCGCGCCGGTCAGGCCGGCGGTGGCTGCCGAGCCGATGACCGAGACGAAGACGATGAGCAGGTACTCCTTGATGCCCAGCTGCACGTCGAAGATCTGCGCGATGAAGATCGCGGCGAGCGCCGGGTAGATCGCGGCGCAGCCGTCCATCTTGGTGGTCGCGCCGAACGGCACCGCGAAGGACGCGTACTCCTTCGGGACGCCGAGGCGCTCGGTGACCCGCTGCGTGACCGGCATCGTGCCGACGGAGGAGCGGGAGACGAAGGCCAGCTGGATGGCGGGCCAGGCGCCCTTGAAGAACTGGATCGGGTTGACCTTGGCGACCGTCGCGAGCAGCAGCGGGTAGACGCCGAACAGGACCAGCGCGCAACCGATGTAGATGTCGGCGGTGAGCGTCGCGTACTTGCCGACGAGGTCCCAGCCGTACGTCACGATCGCCTTGCCGATGAGGCCGGCCGTGCCGATCGGGGCGAGGCGGATGACCCACCACAGGGCCTTCTGCAGCAGCTCCAGGACCGACTCGGAGAGCGTGAGGATCGGCTGGGCCTTCTCGCCGAGCTGGAGGGCGGCGATGCCGGCGACGGCTGCCATGAAGACGATCTGCAGGACGTTCAGCTCGGTGAACGGCGTGATGACGTCCGTCGGGATGATGCCGGTCAGGAAGTCGATCCAGCTGCCCTGGTGCTCGGGGAGCTTGCCGTCCTTCGGCGTGAGGCCGGTGCCGGCGCCCGGGTTCGTGATCAGGCCGATGGTGAGGCCGATGGCGACCGCGACCAGCGAGGTGATCATGAACCAGATGAGGGTCTGCGCGGCCAGCCGGGCCGCGTTGTTGACCTTCCGCAGGTTGGTGATCGAGACCAGGATCGCGAAGAAGACGAGCGGCGCGACGGCGAGCTTCAGGAGCTGGACGAAGATGCCGCCGACCTGGGTCAGGGTCTCCTTCAGCCAGTTGATGTCCTGGCTTCGGGCGAGCCAGCCGAGCAGGACGCCGATGGCCAGACCGGCCACGATCTGGGCCCAGAACGGGAACTTGGGTATGCGCTTGGACGCGGACAACGGACACACTCCACGGGTGCGTTCAAGGGGGAGGGAACGGAACGCGGCGCCCGCGCACAGGGGGGCGGCGCCGCTGCATGGCTGCCGGGGTCAGAGCTCGCGGCAACAGACCGCGGACATACAGCGGCACAGATCGACATGCAGGCGCGCCACGAGCGGGGTGCTCATGGCATCGGGGAGGCGCACTGCTGTCTTCATGGGCGACACGTTAACACTTGAACTTTGAGATACTCAAAGCTGTTCTTTGAGGTGCGTGGAGCCCGGCACGCCTGCGAAACGCAGAACACCCCTGTCAGGAGCCTTCGAGGCCCCTGACAGGGGTGTACGTGTGTGAGGAAGCTTACGTGGCGCTTATGCCGCCGCGTCCTCCTGCGAACGGGCGGCCTCCAGGCGGCCCTTCGCCTCGTCGACCTTCGCGACGATCTGCTCGGACATCGCGTCGCGCTGCCGGCGCAGCAGGACGAAGCTGAGCGGAGCGGAGATCACGATGGCGAGCAGCACGACCCAGAGCAGGTTCGAGTCACCGAGGCCGCGCGGCAGCACACCCACGTAGACGAGACCCCACAGGGCGAAGAAGCAGCCGACGAAGACGCCGAGCCGCATGAGGGTGTACCTGAGGGTGGCTGCACCCGTGCCGTTGGCGGACACGACGGCCCCTTTCTGTGGACTCCGAACAGTGAAACATGTGCCGAAATCGATCAATCCGGCACCCGTCGCGTCAGACGCGCATCGGCTGCGGCGACTCGCGGCGGTCGGCGTCCGGGCCCGGGTACTCGCGGATGATCTCGTACCGGGTGTTGCGCTCCACCGGACGGAAGCCGGCGTCCCGGATCAGCTCGAGCAGGTCCTCGCGGCCCAGCTTGTTCGGCGTGCCGTAGTTGTCCGCGTCGTGCGTGATCTTGTACTCGACGACCGAGCCGTCCATGTCGTCCGCGCCGTGCTGGAGCGCCAGCTGGGCGGTCTGGACGCCGTGCATGACCCAGAAGACCTTGACGTGCGGCACGTTGTCGAAGAGCAGCCGGGAGACCGCGAAGGTCTTCAGGGCCTCCGCGCCGGTCGCCATCTTCGTGCGCGCCTGGAGCTTGTTGCGGACCTTGCCGTCCTGCATGTCGACGAAGTCGTGCTGGTAGCGCAGCGGGATGAAGACCTGGAAGCCGCCGGTCTCGTCCTGGAGTTCACGCAGCCGCAGCACGTGGTCCACGCGGTGGCGCGGCTCCTCGATGTGGCCGTACAGCATCGTGGAGGGGGTCTTCAGACCCTTCTCGTGCGCCAGGCGGTGGATCCGGGACCAGTCCTCCCAGTGGGTGCGGTGGTCCACGATGTGCTGGCGGACCTCCCAGTCGAAGATCTCCGCGCCGCCGCCGGTCAGCGACTCCAGGCCGGCCTCGATGAGCTCGTCGAGGATGTCCGAGGCCGACATGCCCGAGATGGTCTCGAAGTGGTGGATCTCGGTGGCGGTGAACGCCTTGAGCGAGACGTTCGGGAGCGCCTTCTTCAGCTCGGAGAGCGAGCGCGGGTAGTAGCGCCAGGGCAGGTTGGGGTGAAGCCCGTTGACGATGTGCAGCTCGGTGAGGTTCTCGTTCTCCATCGCCTTGGCGAGGCGGACGGCCTCCTCGATGCGCATCGTGTACGCGTCCTTCTCGCCCGGCTTGCGCTGGAACGAGCAGTACGCGCAGGACGCGGTGCACACGTTCGTCATGTTGAGGTGGCGGTTGACGTTGAAGTGGACGACGTCACCGTTCTTGCGGGTCCGGACCTCGTGGGCCAGGCCGCCGAGCCAGGCCAGGTCGTCGGACTCGTACAGAGCGATGCCGTCCTCGCGGCTCAGCCGCTCTCCGGAACGGACCTTCTGCTCCAGCTCGCGCTTGAGTCCCGCGTCCATGCGGCCGCCTCCCATGTCTGACGATTTCAGGCTCCACCCACCGTACTCTCAGCCCTCCTCGGGCAGATCCCCGACCCGGTTCTCCCACTTGGTGGAGAGCACGATCGTCGTACGGGTGCGGGAGACGCCCTTGGTGCCGGAGAGCCGGCGGATGGTCTTCTCCAGTCCGTCGACGTCGTCCACCCGCACCTTGAGCATGTACGAGTCGTCGCCTGCGATGAACCAGCAGTCCTCGATCTCGGCGAGGTCCTTCAGCCTGCGGGCCACGTCCTCGTGGTCGGCGGCGTCGGAGAGGGAGATGCCGATCAGCGCGGTGACGCCCAGGCCGAGGGAGGCGGCGTCGACGGTGGCGCGGTAGCCGGTGATGACGCCCGCCGCCTCCAGCCGGTTGATGCGGTCGGTGACGGAGGGGCCGGAGAGCCCGACGAGGCGGCCGAGCTCGGCGTACGAGGCCCTGCCGTTCTCCCGGAGGGCCTGGATGAGCTGCCTGTCCACGGCGTCCATAGGTATGAAGCCTTCCATTGTCCAGCGATACCGCGAGTATAGGTATAGAATCTAAGGCATGCAGGGCCGACACCCTGCGAATCTTTCAGTTGATCAAAGACGATCTTTCAGGAGTGGTGTTCACCGTGTACACGATCGAGATGGCCTACGCCCGTATGCGCGAGCTGCAGGACCTGGCCAACCGCTCGCGTGCCCACCAGCCGTCCGCTTCGAAGCGCGCCGCCAGGAAGCGCGCCGCCAAGAAGCGCTAATCCCCCCGGGAGGCAGCTCCACCGAGCTCTCCCTCCCAACGGCGGTACAGCCGGTGCGGCACCCCTGCCGCGTCGAGCACCCGCCCGGCGACGAAGTCCACCAGATCCTGGATGTGCGTCGCCCCCGCGTAGAACGCCGGAGAGGCGGGCAGCACCACTGCGCCCGCCTCGTCCAGCGCCACCAGATGCTTCAGCGTCTGCCCGCTCAGCGGGGTCTCCCGCACCGCGACCACCAGCGGCCGCCGCTCCTTGAGCATCACGCTCGCCGCCCGCTGCAGCAGGTCCTTCGAAAGCCCCAGCGCCACACCCGCCACCGATGCGGTCGACGCGGGAACGATCAGCATCCCCTTCACCGGGTACGATCCGCTGCTCGGCCCCGCCGCCAGATCCCCGGCGCTCCAGTACCGCACGTCGTCGATGTCGGGAGCGAACGTCCCCGGCTTCCCGTCGGCGCCCCGCGCCAGCCACTCCGCCAGGTCCTCGCGCCAGTGCGCGTCCCGGAACGCGATCCCCGTCTCGTCGAGCAGCGTCAGCCGCGACGCACGCGAGACGACCAGATCGACGCTCTCCCCCGCTGCGAGCAGCCCCCTCAGGACGGCGGCCGCGTACGGGGTTCCTGACGCCCCGGACACCCCGACCACCCAGGGACGACGCTGCTGCTTCTCTACCGGCTCCACGCCGACGAGCCTATCCGGAGGCCCGGGACGAGAACTCCGCACGGGGTCCCGTACGTTCTCCCCTACACAGGACGGAAGAGCCCAGGGGGATGGCCATGACAGAGCTCGAAACACCACAGTGGCGTACGTCCGACCGGGCGAAGGCGGCGATACAGCTGATGGCGGGCTGGGTGGCCCTGCTCTGGATCCTCGAAGCCGTCGACCTCGCCACCGGCCACGCGCTCGACGCGTACGGCATCGTCGCCCGCGACACGGACAGCTTCGGCGGAATCCTCGCGGCGCCGTTCCTGCACTTCGGTTTCGGACACGTCGCCTCCAACAGCGTCCCGCTGCTGATCCTCGGCTTCGTCGCGGCCCTCGGCGGCATCCGCCGCTTTCTCGCCGTCTGCGCGCTGATCATCCTCGCCGACGGCGTCGGCGTCTGGCTGATCTCCCCGTCGAACTCCGTCACCGCGGGCGCGTCCGGACTGGTCTTCGGTCTCTTCGGCTACCTCGTGGTCCGCGGCTTCGTGGAGCGCAAGCCCCTCGGCATCGCCGTCGGCCTGACGATCGCCGCCCTCTGG
This sequence is a window from Streptomyces sp. HUAS YS2. Protein-coding genes within it:
- a CDS encoding Lrp/AsnC family transcriptional regulator is translated as MDAVDRQLIQALRENGRASYAELGRLVGLSGPSVTDRINRLEAAGVITGYRATVDAASLGLGVTALIGISLSDAADHEDVARRLKDLAEIEDCWFIAGDDSYMLKVRVDDVDGLEKTIRRLSGTKGVSRTRTTIVLSTKWENRVGDLPEEG
- a CDS encoding DUF4229 domain-containing protein; this encodes MSANGTGAATLRYTLMRLGVFVGCFFALWGLVYVGVLPRGLGDSNLLWVVLLAIVISAPLSFVLLRRQRDAMSEQIVAKVDEAKGRLEAARSQEDAAA
- a CDS encoding dicarboxylate/amino acid:cation symporter, with the protein product MCPLSASKRIPKFPFWAQIVAGLAIGVLLGWLARSQDINWLKETLTQVGGIFVQLLKLAVAPLVFFAILVSITNLRKVNNAARLAAQTLIWFMITSLVAVAIGLTIGLITNPGAGTGLTPKDGKLPEHQGSWIDFLTGIIPTDVITPFTELNVLQIVFMAAVAGIAALQLGEKAQPILTLSESVLELLQKALWWVIRLAPIGTAGLIGKAIVTYGWDLVGKYATLTADIYIGCALVLFGVYPLLLATVAKVNPIQFFKGAWPAIQLAFVSRSSVGTMPVTQRVTERLGVPKEYASFAVPFGATTKMDGCAAIYPALAAIFIAQIFDVQLGIKEYLLIVFVSVIGSAATAGLTGATVMLTLTLSALGLPLEGVGLLMAIDPILDMVRTATNVAGQVVTPVLVSAREGILDQDKYNSASASPIDEAKPADVEREVAVPVAA
- a CDS encoding UbiX family flavin prenyltransferase — translated: MEPVEKQQRRPWVVGVSGASGTPYAAAVLRGLLAAGESVDLVVSRASRLTLLDETGIAFRDAHWREDLAEWLARGADGKPGTFAPDIDDVRYWSAGDLAAGPSSGSYPVKGMLIVPASTASVAGVALGLSKDLLQRAASVMLKERRPLVVAVRETPLSGQTLKHLVALDEAGAVVLPASPAFYAGATHIQDLVDFVAGRVLDAAGVPHRLYRRWEGELGGAASRGD
- the mqnE gene encoding aminofutalosine synthase MqnE: MDAGLKRELEQKVRSGERLSREDGIALYESDDLAWLGGLAHEVRTRKNGDVVHFNVNRHLNMTNVCTASCAYCSFQRKPGEKDAYTMRIEEAVRLAKAMENENLTELHIVNGLHPNLPWRYYPRSLSELKKALPNVSLKAFTATEIHHFETISGMSASDILDELIEAGLESLTGGGAEIFDWEVRQHIVDHRTHWEDWSRIHRLAHEKGLKTPSTMLYGHIEEPRHRVDHVLRLRELQDETGGFQVFIPLRYQHDFVDMQDGKVRNKLQARTKMATGAEALKTFAVSRLLFDNVPHVKVFWVMHGVQTAQLALQHGADDMDGSVVEYKITHDADNYGTPNKLGREDLLELIRDAGFRPVERNTRYEIIREYPGPDADRRESPQPMRV
- a CDS encoding rhomboid family intramembrane serine protease — encoded protein: MAMTELETPQWRTSDRAKAAIQLMAGWVALLWILEAVDLATGHALDAYGIVARDTDSFGGILAAPFLHFGFGHVASNSVPLLILGFVAALGGIRRFLAVCALIILADGVGVWLISPSNSVTAGASGLVFGLFGYLVVRGFVERKPLGIAVGLTIAALWGGSVLVGISPANTTVSWQGHLVGLVAGVGAAFLFRPARRRAALTT
- a CDS encoding NACHT domain-containing protein, which translates into the protein MIQSTRRSAEDDLNQAVHRLRGNVQASLETEIARRRLKQPDPIQVGWSLTERQVQSRKAAREAADLPQSGNLADIPALLRELPDHQLVVLGPPGAGKSVLSLLLAWDFLQSTRPSDPVPVLLPLSSWRPTIRLLTWITRRITTFCPDLADEREFGKDVTKRLISERRIMLILDGLDELPEALHALAVEAIDAAIAEGLWLLVTCRASEYESITRTGTHLTRAIAVELEAVTPDQAITYLRDSTVTRDSRWGPVHDHLEKNPDSALTKALSSPLMLYLALTVCRRIENDPRDLLKPDRFPTPAAIESHLLDSYLHTVYAEPTISKRQVDSARRYLTTIAQQMWRDGTFDFAWWQINARVTGPLAGTAFGLVWGWLFFALYGPLVGISCGLAAGTAGWLAHTAVREELRQVHIAEDAHHDPKSTLPQYAGIGLLAGLISAGGTTTAVGLLLIGMLDAGSAQAWRHGLLAGGSAGLATLLGSTWGSYQVSRTWFSLTRRLPWPLLKFLDNARSLGVLRQNGAVYQFNHARIQTQLTDEHHRTPRSVRRPWTSGSHWKILLPLAPSGAQIGLAMFGLLLVNGFFTQINQVPLSYSSWAEPELYIISPCDANTPAACTPSFRLQWELPQSSRWKTALTVGNKEKLAIVDLDGSASANGCPGSSVEVRLALGKLALARFVVKNDTPGPESVAGKVSLPRAINLNDRQVEITLRRLDDKTCDLSFSWVNARVVKDRLSPAARQRLGIAEPSDT